From the Euphorbia lathyris chromosome 6, ddEupLath1.1, whole genome shotgun sequence genome, one window contains:
- the LOC136233091 gene encoding uncharacterized protein isoform X3 — protein sequence MMLRRVALKQASTCCNFLTKKQTTSPSYSLLSSFRSTYSSQSDLAGSNFVEQVDIQNAQPTSGISIDRSGLYNPPEHSHEPASKSKLIKLIKAYAYGESWYWEDRYSNQSGSFDWYQKYPSLAPLINLYIPRHHQILVTGCGNSAFSEGMVNDGYDDVVNIDISSVVIEAMQKKQSNGCPRYECFSKRFI from the exons ATGATGCTCAGAAGAGTTGCGCTGAAACAAGCATCTACTTGCTGTAATTTCCTTACTAAAAAGCAAACAACATCTCCTTCTTATTCTTTGCTTAGCAGTTTTCGTTCCACTTATTCTTCCCAATCGGACCTTGCCGGTAGTAATTTCGTCGAACAAGTGGATATTCAAAATGCCCAACCCACCTCCGGCATTTCCATTGACCGTTCCGGCCTATATAATCCCCCTG AGCATTCTCATGAACCCGCTTCCAAGTCGAAGCTTATCAAGCTTATCAAG GCATACGCATATGGCGAGTCATGGTATTGGGAAGACAGATACTCTAATCAATCAGGGTCTTttgattggtatcagaaatacCCTTCTTTGGCACCTCTCATCAATCTCTACATCCCTCGCCACCATCAAATCCTTGTCACTGGATGCGGAAATTCAG CATTTAGCGAAGGTATGGTGAATGATGGATATGATGATGTGGTAAATATCGATATATCCTCTGTGGTTATTGAAGCTATGCAGAAGAA ACAATCAAATGGATGTCCGAGATATGAGTGCTTTTCAAAAAGGTTCATTTGA
- the LOC136233091 gene encoding uncharacterized protein isoform X2 encodes MMLRRVALKQASTCCNFLTKKQTTSPSYSLLSSFRSTYSSQSDLAGSNFVEQVDIQNAQPTSGISIDRSGLYNPPEHSHEPASKSKLIKLIKAYAYGESWYWEDRYSNQSGSFDWYQKYPSLAPLINLYIPRHHQILVTGCGNSAFSEGMVNDGYDDVVNIDISSVVIEAMQKKYANTPQLKYNQMDVRDMSAFQKGSFDAVIDKGTLDSLLCGFNSEQNAVKMLKEVWR; translated from the exons ATGATGCTCAGAAGAGTTGCGCTGAAACAAGCATCTACTTGCTGTAATTTCCTTACTAAAAAGCAAACAACATCTCCTTCTTATTCTTTGCTTAGCAGTTTTCGTTCCACTTATTCTTCCCAATCGGACCTTGCCGGTAGTAATTTCGTCGAACAAGTGGATATTCAAAATGCCCAACCCACCTCCGGCATTTCCATTGACCGTTCCGGCCTATATAATCCCCCTG AGCATTCTCATGAACCCGCTTCCAAGTCGAAGCTTATCAAGCTTATCAAG GCATACGCATATGGCGAGTCATGGTATTGGGAAGACAGATACTCTAATCAATCAGGGTCTTttgattggtatcagaaatacCCTTCTTTGGCACCTCTCATCAATCTCTACATCCCTCGCCACCATCAAATCCTTGTCACTGGATGCGGAAATTCAG CATTTAGCGAAGGTATGGTGAATGATGGATATGATGATGTGGTAAATATCGATATATCCTCTGTGGTTATTGAAGCTATGCAGAAGAAGTATGCTAATACTCCCCAACTGAAAT ACAATCAAATGGATGTCCGAGATATGAGTGCTTTTCAAAAAGGTTCATTTGATGCTGTTATTGATAAAG GAACTCTAGACTCTCTCTTG TGTGGATTTAA
- the LOC136233091 gene encoding uncharacterized protein isoform X1: MMLRRVALKQASTCCNFLTKKQTTSPSYSLLSSFRSTYSSQSDLAGSNFVEQVDIQNAQPTSGISIDRSGLYNPPEHSHEPASKSKLIKLIKAYAYGESWYWEDRYSNQSGSFDWYQKYPSLAPLINLYIPRHHQILVTGCGNSAFSEGMVNDGYDDVVNIDISSVVIEAMQKKYANTPQLKYNQMDVRDMSAFQKGSFDAVIDKGTLDSLLVSAAYVFFFLTLPILDYLKYQLLLAWICIVLLVWI, encoded by the exons ATGATGCTCAGAAGAGTTGCGCTGAAACAAGCATCTACTTGCTGTAATTTCCTTACTAAAAAGCAAACAACATCTCCTTCTTATTCTTTGCTTAGCAGTTTTCGTTCCACTTATTCTTCCCAATCGGACCTTGCCGGTAGTAATTTCGTCGAACAAGTGGATATTCAAAATGCCCAACCCACCTCCGGCATTTCCATTGACCGTTCCGGCCTATATAATCCCCCTG AGCATTCTCATGAACCCGCTTCCAAGTCGAAGCTTATCAAGCTTATCAAG GCATACGCATATGGCGAGTCATGGTATTGGGAAGACAGATACTCTAATCAATCAGGGTCTTttgattggtatcagaaatacCCTTCTTTGGCACCTCTCATCAATCTCTACATCCCTCGCCACCATCAAATCCTTGTCACTGGATGCGGAAATTCAG CATTTAGCGAAGGTATGGTGAATGATGGATATGATGATGTGGTAAATATCGATATATCCTCTGTGGTTATTGAAGCTATGCAGAAGAAGTATGCTAATACTCCCCAACTGAAAT ACAATCAAATGGATGTCCGAGATATGAGTGCTTTTCAAAAAGGTTCATTTGATGCTGTTATTGATAAAG GAACTCTAGACTCTCTCTTGGTAAGTGCTGCTTATGTTTTCTTCTTCCTGACTCTACCAATATTGGATTACTTAAAGTATCAGCTTTTACTTGCTTGGATATGCATTGTTCTATTAGTGTGGATTTAA
- the LOC136232938 gene encoding mediator of RNA polymerase II transcription subunit 21, with product MDIISQLQEQVDIIASLGFNTIGTLQRDAPPVRLSQNYPEPPANTAEDFAEQPKLMSAALVKAAKQFDALVAALPLAEGGEEAQLKRIAELQAENDAVGQELQRQLEAAEKELKQVQELFSQATDNCLNLKKPD from the exons ATGGACATAATCTCCCAATTACAAGAGCAAGTTGATATAATAGCTTCGCTTGGGTTTAATACGATCGGAACACTGCAAAGAGATGCTCCTCCGGTGCGTCTTTCTCAAAATTACCCTGAACCACCAGCTAATACTGCGGAGGATTTTGCTGAGCAACCCAAGCTAATGAGTGCTGCTCTCGTCAAAGCTGCAAAACAG TTTGATGCATTGGTGGCGGCCCTTCCATTGGCTGAGGGAGGTGAAGAAGCTCAACTGAAAAGAATTGCAGAACTACAG GCTGAAAATGATGCTGTGGGACAGGAGCTTCAAAGGCAACTGGAAGCTGCAG AGAAAGAATTGAAGCAGGTCCAGGAGCTGTTTAGCCAAGCAACAGATAATTGCTTAAACTTGAAGAAGCCAGATTAA
- the LOC136232662 gene encoding uncharacterized protein — MTMGTLTQAYGESSYWDDRYSNESGSFDWYQKYPSLAPLINLYIPRHHQILVTGCGNSAFSEGMVNDGYEDVVNIDISSVVIEAMQKKYSNTPQLKYIQMDVRDMSAFQKGSFDAVIDKGTLDSLLCGNNSRQNAVKMLEEVWRVLKDQGVYILVTYGAPIYRLRLLRESCLWRTKLHVIEKSVGVSEHPKWELTNPVPLDDDDGASVEAALGKNPDVHYIYICIKDVSLRSHQEHEVSASEKQ, encoded by the exons ATGACAATGGGAACATTGACGCAGGCATATGGCGAGTCATCATATTGGGATGACAGATACTCTAATGAATCAGGGTCTTttgattggtatcagaaatacCCTTCTTTGGCACCTCTCATCAATCTCTACATCCCTCGCCACCATCAAATCCTTGTCACTGGATGCGGAAATTCAG CATTTAGCGAAGGTATGGTGAATGATGGATATGAGGATGTGGTAAATATCGATATATCCTCTGTGGTTATTGAAGCTATGCAGAAGAAGTATTCTAATACTCCCCAACTGAAAT ACATTCAAATGGATGTCCGAGATATGAGTGCTTTTCAAAAAGGTTCATTTGATGCTGTTATTGATAAAG GAACTCTAGACTCTCTCTTG TGTGGAAATAATTCCCGGCAAAATGCTGTCAAGATGCTCGAAGAGGTTTGGAG GGTTCTCAAGGATCAAGGAGTGTATATCTTA GTCACATATGGAGCTCCCATTTATCGCCTTAGGTTGTTGAGAGAGTCATGCCTATGGAGGacgaaacttcatgttatag AAAAGTCAGTGGGAGTATCTGAACATCCAAAGTGGGAATTGACAAATCCTGTTCcacttgatgatgatgatggtgcCTCAGTGGAAGCAGCATTGGGAAAGAACCCTGATGtccattatatttatatttgtattAAG GACGTATCATTGAGGTCACACCAAGAGCATGAAGTGTCAGCTAGTGAGAAACAGTAG